The following proteins are encoded in a genomic region of Candidatus Eisenbacteria bacterium:
- a CDS encoding FAD-dependent oxidoreductase produces MRIVILGGSFGGLTAAYELRRLLGRDCEISLVSKDRRFVFIPSLPWVALGTTTVERIAFDLQHPLGRKQIRFVHGEVRGIDVQGQRVAMAGQELEYDYLVVATGHRSASEAIPGLGPFTGPGHSLMSPPEAEEAGDAWRRFLEAPGPVVVGCAPGASCIGPAYEFVFEIDHALRRRRMRHKVPITFVTPEPFLGHMGVGGFGRARQFLEGALEERDIQFRTSAAVTRIAEGGIELAGGEALDSRYSLIIPPLAGIRAVADSPGLANPKGFIPVTDCYRHKDLANVYAVGVAVALPPADITPVPVNFPKTGHMTEQMARIAARSIAAGLRGGAVSSPELSATCIMDMGGTAVYMAADPIRPPRNRVALHSGKHWLWAKKAFASFYLWKMRNGIAGETKLGW; encoded by the coding sequence TTGCGGATTGTCATCCTGGGAGGCTCCTTTGGCGGGCTCACCGCCGCCTACGAACTCCGGCGTCTCCTCGGGAGGGATTGCGAGATCTCTCTCGTCAGCAAGGACCGCAGGTTCGTGTTCATCCCATCGCTGCCGTGGGTCGCGCTGGGAACCACCACTGTCGAGCGCATTGCCTTTGACCTGCAGCACCCGCTCGGCCGGAAGCAGATCCGTTTCGTTCACGGGGAGGTCCGGGGGATTGATGTGCAGGGGCAGCGGGTGGCCATGGCCGGGCAGGAGTTGGAATACGACTACCTGGTCGTGGCCACGGGACATCGAAGTGCCAGCGAGGCCATTCCGGGCCTGGGCCCATTCACCGGGCCGGGGCATTCACTGATGTCCCCGCCGGAGGCGGAAGAGGCCGGGGATGCGTGGCGACGGTTCCTGGAAGCCCCGGGACCCGTGGTGGTGGGCTGCGCACCGGGAGCGAGCTGCATCGGGCCTGCGTACGAGTTCGTGTTCGAGATCGATCATGCCCTGCGGCGTCGGCGCATGCGGCACAAGGTGCCCATCACGTTCGTAACTCCCGAGCCCTTCCTGGGGCACATGGGCGTGGGCGGCTTTGGCCGCGCGCGGCAGTTCCTGGAGGGCGCCCTGGAAGAGCGGGACATTCAATTCCGGACCTCGGCCGCGGTGACGAGGATCGCCGAGGGTGGCATCGAGCTGGCCGGCGGGGAAGCACTCGACTCCCGCTATTCGCTCATTATTCCGCCACTGGCCGGCATCAGGGCCGTGGCAGACTCACCGGGCCTCGCGAATCCCAAGGGCTTCATACCGGTCACTGACTGCTACCGGCACAAGGACCTGGCAAATGTCTACGCGGTCGGTGTCGCGGTCGCCCTGCCGCCGGCGGATATAACCCCGGTTCCGGTGAACTTCCCCAAGACGGGGCACATGACGGAGCAGATGGCGCGGATTGCCGCCCGCAGCATCGCGGCCGGGCTGCGCGGCGGCGCGGTGTCTTCCCCGGAGCTGTCGGCCACCTGCATCATGGACATGGGTGGAACGGCAGTGTACATGGCAGCTGACCCCATCCGGCCGCCCCGCAATCGCGTGGCGCTTCATTCCGGGAAGCACTGGCTGTGGGCGAAGAAGGCCTTCGCCTCCTTCTATCTCTGGAAGATGCGGAACGGCATCGCGGGCGAGACGAAGCTCGGATGGTGA
- a CDS encoding DsrE family protein, with the protein MKILLIINDGGYGSEKAYNALRLAMALQKEHQGIEVWVFLMADAVTCAVAGQKTPDGYYNLERMLRAIANAGGQVKACGSCCEARGIAGQALAGGAEVSTMSHLARWTAEADKVISF; encoded by the coding sequence ATGAAGATCCTATTGATCATCAACGACGGCGGCTACGGCAGTGAGAAGGCCTACAACGCCCTTCGCCTCGCAATGGCGCTGCAGAAGGAACACCAGGGAATCGAGGTCTGGGTGTTCCTCATGGCGGACGCGGTGACGTGCGCTGTGGCCGGCCAGAAGACGCCGGACGGCTACTACAATCTCGAGAGGATGCTCAGGGCCATCGCGAATGCAGGCGGGCAGGTGAAGGCATGCGGTTCCTGCTGCGAAGCGCGCGGGATCGCGGGGCAGGCCCTTGCGGGTGGCGCCGAGGTGAGCACGATGAGCCATCTCGCTCGGTGGACAGCCGAAGCGGACAAGGTGATCAGCTTCTAG
- a CDS encoding metalloregulator ArsR/SmtB family transcription factor, with translation MAKPSPDRGFKDAVYEQFARIGKAASSPKRLELLDLLSQGERTVEVLAREAGVSVAAASHHLQALRAARLVESTKEGVYVTYRLADSAVAGFLGGLRGLAEKRLAELDQIVRGYFQGHRGMEPLDRRELARRVRRGETVLIDVRPPEEFRAAHIAGALSIPLKQLRARLAELPRDQEIVAYCRGPYCVLAVNAVEMLRRRGYRAARLEDGVREWQGRGLPVASAGKEV, from the coding sequence ATGGCGAAGCCCAGTCCGGATCGAGGGTTCAAGGATGCGGTCTACGAGCAGTTCGCACGCATTGGGAAGGCGGCCTCGAGCCCAAAGCGCCTGGAGCTGCTGGACCTGCTTTCCCAGGGGGAGCGGACCGTGGAGGTCCTGGCGCGGGAGGCGGGCGTATCGGTGGCCGCGGCATCCCACCATCTCCAGGCCCTGCGCGCGGCCCGGCTGGTGGAATCCACGAAGGAGGGTGTGTACGTCACCTACCGTCTCGCGGACTCGGCCGTGGCGGGGTTTCTCGGCGGCCTCCGCGGGCTGGCGGAAAAGCGCCTGGCGGAGCTGGATCAGATCGTCCGGGGCTATTTTCAGGGCCACCGGGGGATGGAGCCGCTGGATCGAAGGGAGCTCGCGCGGCGGGTCCGGCGCGGGGAGACGGTGCTCATCGACGTTCGGCCCCCGGAGGAGTTTCGCGCGGCGCACATCGCCGGGGCGCTCTCGATCCCTCTCAAGCAGCTCAGGGCCCGCCTTGCCGAATTGCCCCGCGACCAGGAAATCGTGGCCTACTGCCGGGGACCGTACTGCGTCCTCGCGGTGAACGCGGTCGAGATGCTGCGCAGGCGTGGTTACCGGGCTGCGCGGCTCGAGGACGGGGTTCGGGAATGGCAGGGCCGCGGGCTGCCCGTGGCATCCGCCGGCAAGGAGGTCTGA